One window of Desulfarculus baarsii DSM 2075 genomic DNA carries:
- a CDS encoding methyl-accepting chemotaxis protein: MNWFGQLTVGRKLTFGFAVMIIFMAVIGAVGFRSLTAIQANLEDMFQIRLPSLDYLLQADRDLQQLLVAERSLIFAEAGGKAFEKQLADYETNLRQSAERWNKYKALVSRPEEKELLPLYESARAQWEQASRKVVEACKSGDPQARQAAMTLSLGQAGELFEAMRDHLDKLQEFNQQSAEADHGEATAVADQTMATLLIITLAGMGLAVLLALVIGRGVTKRLNAVITRLAQSSQQVASASAEVNKAGQSLAQGSSQQAAALEQVSASLEQMASMTSQNADNAHLADDKMKSAAQIVATANQSMASLRQAMEAINAASGETAKIVKTIDEIAFQTNLLALNAAVEAARAGEAGAGFAVVADEVRSLAQRAAEAARTTAQLIEESIRDIKNGGSLVLATDEAFNQVASSAGEVGGLVGEIAAASSEQAQGIGQVNRAMSDMDKVTQQNAANAEQSAAAAEELAAQSDLLRGLVRELAVLVERRADQRPRAAISGDGDKKSRPAKVKALPPADQGQGFDF; encoded by the coding sequence ATGAACTGGTTCGGCCAGCTGACGGTGGGGCGTAAACTGACTTTTGGCTTCGCGGTGATGATCATCTTCATGGCCGTCATCGGCGCGGTGGGCTTTCGCAGCCTGACGGCCATCCAGGCCAACCTTGAAGATATGTTCCAGATTCGTCTGCCCAGCCTGGACTATCTGTTGCAGGCCGACCGCGACCTGCAACAGTTGTTGGTGGCCGAACGCAGCCTGATTTTCGCCGAGGCGGGCGGCAAGGCCTTTGAAAAGCAACTGGCCGATTATGAAACCAACCTGCGCCAATCGGCCGAACGCTGGAACAAATACAAGGCCCTGGTCAGTCGGCCCGAGGAAAAAGAGCTGCTGCCGCTCTACGAAAGCGCCCGCGCGCAGTGGGAACAAGCCTCGCGCAAGGTCGTCGAGGCCTGCAAGAGCGGCGATCCCCAGGCCCGGCAAGCGGCCATGACCCTTTCGCTGGGCCAGGCCGGCGAGCTGTTCGAGGCCATGCGCGACCACCTGGACAAGCTTCAGGAGTTCAACCAGCAATCGGCCGAGGCCGACCACGGCGAGGCCACGGCGGTCGCCGACCAGACCATGGCCACGCTGTTGATCATCACCTTGGCCGGCATGGGCCTGGCTGTCCTGCTGGCCCTGGTCATCGGCCGGGGCGTGACCAAGCGGCTCAACGCCGTCATCACCCGCCTGGCCCAAAGCTCCCAGCAGGTGGCCTCGGCCTCGGCCGAGGTCAACAAGGCCGGCCAGTCCCTGGCCCAGGGCTCCAGCCAGCAGGCCGCCGCCCTGGAACAAGTCAGCGCCTCGCTGGAGCAAATGGCCTCCATGACCAGCCAAAACGCCGACAACGCCCACCTGGCCGACGACAAGATGAAATCCGCCGCCCAGATCGTGGCCACGGCCAATCAATCCATGGCGTCGTTGCGCCAGGCCATGGAGGCCATCAACGCCGCCAGCGGCGAAACGGCCAAGATCGTCAAGACCATCGATGAGATCGCCTTCCAGACAAACCTCCTGGCCTTGAACGCCGCCGTGGAGGCCGCCCGGGCCGGCGAGGCCGGGGCGGGATTTGCCGTGGTGGCCGACGAGGTTCGCTCGCTGGCCCAACGCGCCGCCGAGGCCGCCCGCACCACCGCCCAGTTGATCGAGGAAAGCATCCGCGACATCAAAAACGGCGGCAGCCTGGTGCTGGCCACCGACGAGGCCTTCAATCAGGTGGCTTCCAGCGCCGGCGAGGTCGGCGGCCTGGTCGGCGAGATCGCCGCGGCCAGTTCCGAGCAGGCCCAGGGCATCGGCCAGGTCAACCGGGCCATGTCCGACATGGATAAAGTCACCCAGCAAAACGCGGCCAACGCCGAACAATCGGCGGCGGCGGCCGAGGAGTTGGCCGCCCAGTCGGACCTGCTGCGCGGCCTGGTGCGCGAGCTGGCCGTGCTGGTGGAGCGGCGCGCCGACCAGCGGCCTCGGGCGGCCATCAGCGGCGACGGCGACAAAAAGTCGCGGCCCGCCAAGGTTAAGGCCCTGCCGCCGGCCGACCAGGGCCAGGGGTTCGACTTTTAG
- a CDS encoding HPP family protein, producing MNRFLCKMKGGGQCPPAADRAEVFWSWLGAFLGIAAVALLHFAWFDGRELVFIIGSFGASAVLIYGAVNSPLAQPRNLVGGHVFSALIGVACRLALPGELWLAAPLAVATAIAAMQLTSTLHPPGGATALIAVIGGPQIAELGFWYVLAPVASGSLLMLAVAVVVNNIPSRRRYPLFWF from the coding sequence ATGAACCGATTTTTGTGCAAGATGAAGGGCGGCGGCCAGTGCCCGCCGGCGGCCGATCGGGCCGAGGTGTTCTGGTCGTGGCTGGGGGCGTTTTTGGGCATCGCGGCGGTGGCGCTTTTGCATTTCGCCTGGTTCGACGGTCGGGAGCTGGTGTTCATCATCGGCTCGTTCGGCGCTTCGGCGGTGCTGATTTATGGGGCGGTCAACAGCCCCCTGGCCCAGCCGCGCAACCTGGTGGGCGGCCACGTGTTTTCGGCGTTGATCGGCGTGGCCTGTCGTCTGGCCCTGCCCGGCGAGCTTTGGCTGGCCGCGCCGTTGGCCGTGGCCACGGCCATCGCGGCGATGCAACTGACCAGCACGCTGCACCCGCCGGGCGGGGCCACGGCCCTGATCGCGGTGATCGGCGGGCCGCAGATCGCCGAGTTGGGCTTTTGGTACGTTTTGGCGCCGGTGGCCAGCGGGTCGCTTTTGATGCTGGCGGTGGCGGTGGTGGTCAACAACATCCCCAGCCGCCGGCGCTATCCGCTGTTCTGGTTCTAA
- a CDS encoding MltF family protein, translating to MNYFKLLRFWAALAALFATPAFCGLATAQDGDAFHERSLEIITEPWTGDLDGMLERRYIRALVVYSKTNYFLDGPTERGVTYESLKNFEAQLNAGRKKKVHILPIPVTNDQLIPMLTAGKGDIAAAMLTETADRRKLVDFSAPFSDQIRELVVTGPGSPKIAHAADLSGKTVYVRQSSSYFDSLQKLNRQLAAQGKPPAVIEPADENLEEEDILEMVNAGLIQITVVDNYLANFWRQFFTDLEVHKNFDLRSGGRLAWAFRHGSPKLAKAVNEFVKKNKQGTLMGNILIKRYLRNTQWAKRAISGQDLARFKSTVGFFKQYAGQYSFDWLMITALAYQESGLDQSKRSPEGAVGVMQILPGTAAGHPIYITGVTKLDNNIHAGVKYLRHLYDENFKDDAGVSELNKVLFTFAAYNAGPAKVKQLRASAAKMGLNPNVWFGNVEQAAARAIGRETVQYVSNIFKYYIAYKQIAKQGNQREAAQAAAR from the coding sequence ATGAACTATTTCAAATTATTGCGTTTTTGGGCGGCGCTGGCGGCGCTGTTCGCGACGCCCGCTTTTTGCGGGCTGGCCACGGCCCAGGATGGCGACGCCTTTCACGAACGCTCCCTGGAGATCATCACCGAACCCTGGACCGGCGACCTGGACGGCATGCTGGAGCGGCGCTACATCCGCGCCCTGGTGGTCTACAGCAAGACCAACTATTTTCTGGACGGTCCCACCGAGCGGGGCGTCACCTACGAAAGTCTGAAAAACTTCGAGGCCCAGCTCAACGCCGGCCGCAAAAAGAAAGTGCACATCCTGCCCATCCCCGTGACCAACGATCAGCTTATCCCCATGCTGACGGCCGGCAAGGGCGACATCGCCGCGGCCATGCTCACCGAGACCGCCGATCGCCGCAAGCTCGTCGATTTTTCCGCGCCGTTCAGCGACCAGATCCGCGAACTGGTGGTCACCGGGCCTGGCTCGCCAAAGATCGCGCACGCCGCCGACCTCAGCGGCAAGACGGTCTACGTGCGTCAGTCAAGCAGCTATTTCGACAGCTTGCAAAAACTCAACCGCCAATTGGCGGCCCAGGGCAAACCACCGGCAGTCATCGAGCCGGCCGACGAAAACCTGGAAGAAGAAGACATCCTCGAGATGGTCAACGCCGGCCTGATCCAGATCACCGTGGTCGACAATTATCTGGCCAATTTCTGGCGGCAGTTCTTCACCGACCTGGAAGTGCACAAGAACTTCGACCTGCGCTCCGGCGGCCGCCTGGCCTGGGCCTTCCGCCATGGCAGCCCCAAGCTGGCCAAAGCCGTCAACGAGTTTGTCAAAAAAAACAAGCAGGGCACCCTGATGGGCAATATCCTCATCAAGCGCTACCTGCGAAACACCCAGTGGGCCAAGCGGGCCATCAGCGGCCAGGACTTGGCGCGCTTCAAATCCACCGTGGGCTTTTTCAAACAATACGCCGGGCAATATTCCTTTGACTGGCTGATGATCACCGCCCTGGCCTATCAGGAGTCCGGTCTGGACCAAAGCAAGCGCAGCCCCGAGGGCGCGGTGGGCGTGATGCAAATTCTGCCCGGCACGGCCGCCGGCCATCCCATCTACATCACCGGCGTGACCAAGCTCGACAACAACATCCACGCCGGCGTCAAATACCTGCGCCACCTCTATGACGAAAACTTCAAGGACGACGCCGGCGTCAGCGAACTGAACAAGGTGCTTTTCACCTTCGCCGCCTACAACGCCGGCCCGGCCAAGGTCAAGCAGTTGCGCGCCAGCGCCGCCAAGATGGGCCTCAACCCCAACGTGTGGTTCGGCAACGTCGAGCAGGCCGCCGCCCGCGCCATCGGCCGCGAGACGGTGCAATACGTCTCCAACATCTTTAAGTATTACATCGCCTACAAGCAGATCGCCAAGCAGGGCAACCAACGCGAGGCCGCCCAGGCCGCCGCCCGCTAG
- the typA gene encoding translational GTPase TypA, producing the protein MASNMQQRQDLRNLAIVAHVDHGKTTLVDAMLWQSGVFRENEKVAERVMDSLDLEREKGITIMAKNTAITYNGVKLNVVDTPGHADFGGEVERTLNMVDGVMLLVDASEGPLPQTRFVLSKSLERKLPLVAVINKIDRPDRRIKEVENELYDLLIDLGAEDDQLDFPILYTNAKAGVAQNSPDEQGVDLQPLFEAILAHIPPPSFDPEAPLQFLVTNLDYSDYVGRIAVGKIVGGRLRAGGQVLLLKKGQPAGRFGLSQVYTYRGLERLAADDIAAGDIAAVAGVDDAFIGDTLADPEDPRALPVISVEEPTMSMEFSVNSSPLAGREGSLLTSRQIKARLEKETLYNVSIRVEPGQATDSFKVSARGELQLAVLVETMRREGFELGLSKPRVITQLIDGVVHEPLELAVVDVPDEYVGVVTEKLSARRGKMTRMQNNGQGRTRLEFEIPTRGLIGYRSQFLTDTRGAGILTTLVIGHAPHAGEIAGRSNGSLVSDRMGKAVAYAIYHLQPRGSIFVEPGDPSYPGLIVGQNSRGEDIAVNITKEKKLTNMRASGADEALRLTPPRRFTLEQAMEYIDDDELVEVTPKSIRLRKKDAQKLGGARKKI; encoded by the coding sequence AACATGCAACAGCGGCAAGACCTGCGCAACCTGGCCATCGTGGCCCACGTCGACCACGGCAAAACGACCCTGGTCGACGCCATGCTCTGGCAGAGCGGCGTTTTCCGCGAAAACGAAAAGGTGGCCGAACGGGTCATGGACTCCCTGGACCTGGAGCGGGAAAAGGGCATCACGATCATGGCCAAAAACACGGCCATCACCTACAACGGCGTCAAGCTCAACGTCGTCGACACCCCCGGCCACGCCGATTTCGGTGGTGAAGTCGAGCGCACGCTCAACATGGTCGACGGCGTGATGCTTTTGGTCGACGCCTCCGAAGGCCCCTTGCCCCAGACCAGGTTCGTGCTCTCCAAGTCGCTGGAGCGCAAGCTGCCCCTGGTGGCGGTGATCAACAAGATCGACCGCCCCGACCGGCGCATCAAGGAAGTGGAGAACGAACTCTACGACCTGCTCATCGACCTGGGGGCCGAGGACGATCAGCTTGATTTCCCCATTCTCTACACCAACGCCAAGGCCGGCGTGGCCCAAAACAGCCCCGACGAGCAGGGCGTGGACCTGCAACCCCTGTTCGAGGCCATCCTGGCCCACATTCCGCCGCCCAGCTTCGACCCCGAGGCGCCGCTACAGTTTCTGGTCACCAACCTTGATTACTCCGACTACGTCGGCCGCATCGCCGTGGGCAAGATCGTCGGCGGCCGGTTGCGGGCCGGCGGTCAGGTGCTTTTGCTGAAAAAAGGCCAGCCGGCCGGGCGCTTCGGCCTGAGCCAGGTCTACACCTATCGCGGCCTGGAGCGCCTGGCCGCCGATGACATCGCCGCCGGCGACATCGCCGCCGTGGCCGGCGTGGATGACGCCTTCATCGGCGACACCCTGGCCGACCCCGAAGACCCCAGGGCGCTGCCGGTGATCAGCGTCGAAGAGCCCACGATGTCCATGGAGTTCTCGGTGAACTCCTCGCCGTTGGCCGGCCGCGAGGGCAGTCTGCTCACCTCGCGCCAGATCAAGGCCCGGCTGGAAAAAGAGACCCTCTACAACGTCAGCATCCGCGTCGAGCCAGGCCAGGCCACCGATTCGTTCAAGGTCAGCGCCCGGGGCGAGCTGCAACTGGCCGTGCTGGTGGAGACCATGCGCCGCGAGGGCTTCGAACTGGGCCTGTCCAAGCCCAGGGTGATCACCCAACTCATCGACGGCGTGGTCCACGAGCCCCTGGAGCTGGCCGTGGTCGACGTGCCCGACGAATACGTCGGCGTGGTCACCGAAAAGCTCTCGGCCAGGCGCGGCAAGATGACGCGCATGCAAAACAACGGTCAGGGCCGCACGCGCCTGGAGTTCGAGATACCCACCAGGGGCTTGATCGGCTATCGTTCGCAGTTTCTCACCGACACCCGCGGCGCGGGCATCCTGACCACCCTGGTCATCGGGCACGCGCCCCACGCCGGCGAGATCGCCGGCCGCTCCAACGGCTCGCTGGTCAGCGACCGCATGGGCAAGGCCGTGGCCTACGCCATCTACCACCTCCAGCCCAGGGGCTCGATCTTCGTCGAACCAGGCGACCCCTCCTACCCGGGGCTGATCGTGGGGCAGAACTCGCGGGGCGAGGACATCGCCGTCAACATCACCAAAGAGAAAAAGCTCACCAACATGCGCGCCTCCGGGGCCGACGAGGCCCTGCGCCTGACGCCGCCGCGGCGTTTCACCCTCGAACAGGCCATGGAATACATCGATGACGACGAACTGGTCGAGGTGACGCCAAAGTCCATTCGCCTGCGCAAAAAAGACGCGCAAAAGCTGGGCGGGGCCCGCAAGAAAATCTAG